The Gloeobacter violaceus PCC 7421 DNA window CCGCCCAGGGCGACGGCCATCATGTTGGTCATGTAGACGCGGCTGTAGAGGCCTGAATCGGCGCGCTCCTCGTCGGGCACAAACCAGGTGAGACCACCGGCCATACCGCGCGGGATGATCGAGATCTTCTGGACCGGGTCGTACTCAGGCAACAAAGCACCCACCAGGGCGTGGCCGACTTCGTGGTAAGCCACCAGCCACTTGCGCTTCTCGGTCATCAGGCGGTTTTTCTTCTCGGGACCGGCCAGGACGCGGTCGACCGCATCGTTGACCTCGTCCATCGAGATCTCGGTGAGGCTGCGGCGGGCGGCGAGGATCGCCGCTTCGTTGAGCAAGTTGGCCAGATCCGCGCCGGTGAAACCGGGTGTGCGGCGGGCAATTTTCTCAAGATCGATGTCTTTGCCCAGGGTCTTGCCGCGGGCGTGGACTTTGAGGATCTCCAGACGTCCCTTGAAGTCGGGGCGATCGACCACCACCTGCCGGTCGAAGCGGCCCGGGCGCAGCAGGGCCGCGTCCAGCACATCGGGGCGGTTGGTGGCCGCGATGATGATCACGCCGGTGTTGCCCTCGAAGCCGTCCATCTCGACGAGCAACTGGTTGAGGGTCTGCTCGCGCTCGTCGTTGCCGCCGCCCAGGCCGGCACCGCGCTGGCGGCCGACCGCGTCGATTTCGTCGATGAACACGATGCAGGGGGCGTTCTTCTTGGCCTGCTCAAAGAGGTCGCGCACGCGGGAAGCCCCCACGCCCACGAACATCTCGACGAACTCCGAACCCGAGATCGAAAAGAAGGGCACACCCGCCTCACCGGCCACGGCCTTGGCAAGCAAGGTCTTGCCGGTGCCCGGAGGGCCGACGAGCAGCACGCCCTTGGGGATCTTGGCGCCCACCGCGGTGAAGCGCTCGGAATTTTTCAGAAAATCGACGACTTCCTGCAGTTCGAGCTTCGCCTCCTCGACCCCCGCCACGTCGGTAAAGGTGGTCTTGGTCTGCGGCTCCATCTGCACGCGGGCCTTGGATTTGCCGAAGTTCATCGCCTGGTTGCCGGGGCCGCCTTGGGCGCGACGCAGCAGGAAGAAGAGCCCACCCAACAGCAGCAGCGGGAAGAAGAAGGAACTGAGAGCGGAGAACCAGAAGTTGTTGCTACTGGGCTGGTTCACCGACGCCTCGACGCCGCTCTTCTCCAGAATCGTGTAGAGCTGCCGGTCGCCGGGCGGAATATTCACCCGCACCTTGGAGTCGTCCTTGAGGGTAACCGTGGCGTTGGAGCCTTCTTGATTGACGATCACCGACTTGACCTGACCCTGCTGGACCTGCTGGATGAATTCGCTGTAGCGCAGCTCCGGCTGGGCCTGGGGCTGACCGCTGAAAAATGCGCTCGCCAGCGAAATCACGACAATCGCCAGCAGCACGTACAAACCTGCGTTGCGCCAGTTCTTATTCACCGAACGGCTTCCTCCCGGACGCGAGTGTTAAGTTTGTTAACTTCTTTTAACCTAAGCGAGCGGACGGTGTCCGTCAACAGTCGGCTTTCCTTCCATTATGGCCCCGATGCGCCCGGGGCGCACTTTTGGGACCACGCAAAAGGGGCGCAGGAAATTCCTGCGCCCCTCGTTTGAAAGTCGGTTGGTGATCTAGAACAGGCCCAGGGTCAGGGACTTGGGAATGTCGGGAATCATTGCACCGATGCCCAGGTACATGGTGACCACAGTGCCGATCAAGAAGACGGCGGTGGCAAGCGGGCGACGGAAAGGGTTCTGGAACTTGTTGACGTTCTCGATGAACGGCACCAGTGCCAGACCGATCGGAATCGCCGCCATCAGCACGACGCCCAGCAACTTGTTGGGCACGACGCGCAAAATTTGGAAGACCGGGTAGAAGTACCACTCCGGCAGGATGTGCAGGGGCGTGTTGAACGGGTCGGCGGGTTCGCCCATCTTGGCCGGGTCGAGCACGGCCAGGGCGATGACGCCGAAGATGGTTCCCAGGATAACGACGCCGAAAATCAGAATGTCGTTGGGCCAGAAGGGCTCACCGTAAGTGTTGTGGCCCATGCCTTGCTCAAGAAGCTCACGGATTTCCGGATCGTCCAGTTCGGGGCGCTTTAGCGGCATGTCTTTCTCTCCTTAATCGAGAATCTACGGTGGCGCACTTACAGGGGACCGGAGATGCCCTGCTTGCGGATCATCAAGAAGTGCATCAGCATGAAAACGACTGTCAGCCAGGGTAGCACAAAGGTGTGGGCGCTGTAGAAACGGGTGAGTGTCTCCTGGCCAACCCCGGCGCCGCCGCGCAGAAATTCGACAATCAAGTCGCCCACCACCGGGATGGCCGAGGGCACCTGGGTGACGATCTTGACCGCCCAGTAGCCGACTTGGTCCCAGGGGAGCGAGTAGCCGGTCACCCCGAAGCTGACCGTCAGGCACGCCAAAAGCACGCCGGTGACCCAGGTCAACTCGCGCGGACGCTTGAAGCCGCCGGTCAGATAGACCCGAAAGGTGTGCAGGATCATCGCCAGCACCATCATCGAGGCCGACCAGCGGTGGATCGAGCGGATAAGCCAGCCGAAGCTCACCTCGTCCATGATGTAGTTGACCGAACTGAAGGCTTCGGCGACCGTCGGCTTGTAGTAGTAGGTCATCGCAAAGCCGGTGGCAAATTGGACCAAAAAGCAAATCAGCGTCACCCCGCCCAGACAATAGAAAATGTTCACGTGGGGAGGAACGTACTTGCTGGTGATGTCGTCCGCGAGCGCCTGGACCTCCAGGCGCTCCTGGAACCAGTCGTAAACCTTGCTCATAAGACCGCAGTCCTTGCAATAAATTGCGCTTTCCGTATGAATGTAACACCGGTCTGAGAAGACAACCCGACGCCATTTACAATACTTAACCAAGTGCTGAAACTATCGACCCGTGGGCATTACAGCGTCAAAGCCATGCTGGATCTGACCATTCACCGCCACGATCCCCCCCAGCCGATCCGCCAAATTGCCCGTCGGCAGAACATTTCTAAACATTTTCTGGAGCAACTTCTCATCCTTCTGAGACAAAGCGGCTTCGTGCGCTCGGTGCGGGGGGTGCAGGGAGGATACGTCCTGGCGCGGCTCCCGGCGCAGATTACGCTTGGGGAGATTTTGCGGGCGGTGGGCGACGGGATGGCACCGCTCGGCAGGATCGAGCGCGACGGCACCCAGGCGGAAGATTGGGTGACGATGGCGCTGTGGAGCCGGGTGCACCGCTCGGTGGAAGCGGCCCTCGACCGGATCACCCTCGAAGATCTTTACCACGACGCCAGAAGCCGCCAGGCTGCCCTCAGCGAAGAGGGCGAATTTGTGATCTAGCGGGGGGCACGCACCTGCGGCTGCATGACCACCAGTTGGCCCACCCCTACCCCCAGACGGCGGGCGCAATCGCCCCCTTCGAACATCAGCTGCACGAAGCCGTGGCTCGCGATTTGCGCCTGGAGCTTGCCGGCGGCGATTTCGCAGCTGTCGATTGAGAAATTGAAGCGGTGGCCGCCGATGCGAATCTCCCAGGGCTGCTCCACCACCCACTCGCCTGGGATGTTGGTGATCAAGTTGCCGAAGTGATCGACTTTTTGGATCTGGCCGTGGATGCTGTCGGCGCGGCGGTTGGCGAGGTCGACCTCGAAGCGCGCAAGGGACTGTGGATCGATCGCCCGGCCCAGGTGCGAGAGAGTTTTATCCAGGGCAAGGGCCGCCGCCGCCGGGGCGAACACATCGCGCCCGCGAAAGAGTCGCCCGCTGCTGGAAGTCGGCAGGCTCAGTTCTACCGCCTCAAGGGCCGGTTCGATATCGAGCACGCCGTCAAACAAGCCGTTGTCGGGACCGACGAAGCTGTACGCGGCGGTGCGAAAGGCGACGGCGCGCTGGCCCATCGCCGCACCCGGATCGACAATGGCCAAATGTACAGTGTTTTCGGGGAAGCTTCGATAGGCGGTCATCAGCTCAAAACGCCCAGACAGTAGATCCTGCGGCCGGATCTGATGGGTGAGGTCGATGAGCGTGACCGGTGGGCACAGCTTGAGAAGCATCCCCTTGATCGTGCCCACGGCGCTGTTTTCCAAACCGTAGTCGCTCAGGAGGGTAATCACTGGCATTTTCTGTCCGTTCTCCAGGATGACTGTCTATTCTCAGCTTAGAATCGACCTTTACGAAACGTCCGCTTTTTTCTGTTGCCGCCACAGCCGCTGCACCGCCGCGATGGACCGGTTGACTTCCCAGTTGCGCCTTTGAGGGTCGCGGTCATAGGCGCGCTGCTCTTCTTCGATCATCTGGACATCCTGGCGGATCAGGCCCGCGAGCATCCCCTGCGCCGAGCCGAAGCAGCGGTCTTTGACAAAGCGACGAAACGGCACCGGCAGTTTGTGCAGATCCGGAAACGCTTCGAGTGAGGTGAAGTGCACCAGATAGGCGCGGGTGGAGCGCTCCCCTTCGGGGCACAGCAGGCAGTAAAGGCGAAAGTCTTCCCCGAGCCGGGCGCGCCAGTGGGGATAGACATAGCTCACCGCCAGCGCTTCGGGGTGCGCCCGGCGCAGGGCGGGCACGAACAGTTGCGCCACCGACCAGATCCGGTCGATGCGGTAATAGCTCTGGGCCTCGTAGAGCGCATCGATGCGCCCTGGGTGCTCTTCGAGTTTCTCGAGGTGGGCGGCCCCCCAGGCCTGGAAGCGTTCGTGCAGGTGGCCATGGTGCATGTCCATCAAGTTTTCGATGAGGTACGAGTAGTGGGCCGCACAGGCTATGGGGGCGACCGAAGCGATGTAGTTGAGGTGGTCCCACTCCGGCAGGCGCAGGGGCTCCACGGCGTGGGCGCGCCCAGGGTCGCCTGCGAACAGCCACACAAAGCCGTCGTGCTCGCGCACGGGGTAGGTGCGCAACCGGCAACCCGGTAAGGATCCTTCGCGGTAGGGCACATGGGTACAGCGGCCGTCGCCGTCGAAGCGCCAGCCGTGGTAGGCGCACTCCAGACTCCCCTCCACCACGCGGCCGTGGCTGAGCTTGACCTGGCGATGGGGGCAGCGATCCTCCACGGCGTGGGCCACCCCGTCCGCGCCGCGAAAGAGGGCAATTGCTTCGCCCCAGAGGGTGATAGACCGTGGCTCCGTCTTCAGTTCGGCGCTTTGGGCCACGGCGTACCAGCAATTGGGGTCGATGGTGAGCGAACGAATGTCGATCAAGGTTCTAACCATTGGGTGAAAGGCCGCAGGGCGCCCTCCGGGCTGACGGTAAGCAGAACCCGGCGCTGGAGTCCTTCGCGCTGCAAGACGGCGTTGGCGGCCAGAAAGCCGGAACTGACGGCCCGTTCCATCAGGCCGCAGGGAAAGGGCATCTTCACCCAGTCGCCTGCGAATATCAGGTTCGGCACCGCCGTCGTCGTCTCGGGCCGCCCGGCGTAGCTGCCCGGCGGGTAGCCGGAGAAGTTTTTTTGATTGAGCAGTTCGCGGTGGAGCACTTGGGCTTCGCGCAGCGCAGGCACGATCTCGAACAGCTCCGATTCGAAGGTGGCCAGCAGCGCCTCGCGGGTCGGAAATTCCTTTTCTTTGTAGCAGTAGGCGTGCAGTTCGACGACGCTGCCGCCGGTGCGCTTCGCCCAATCGATATATTGCTCCTGAATGTGGTGGTAGAGGGTGATGCTGTCGGTGAGCCTGTAACCCGACAGCGAAGCAAAGTCGCTGTAATTCCACTCGAAATCGCGGTCGAACCAGAAGCGGGCCACGGCGAACGGATCGGCAATCGCCAGGTCCGCGATTTGCCGGCGCACGCCTTCGTGCACTTCGCCCTCGGAGCGCTCGAACAGTTGGCGCATGCCGGGCACGTCGGCGGCGAGCACGAAGTAGTCGGCCTCCAGTTCGCCTGTTTGGGTTGGGGTATCTTTACCTGCAAGTCGCAACCGTTCGCCCTCCTGCTCGACAATGCGCGCCCGGGGCAGATCGGCGCGGGCCGGACCCTGCACTACCCGCCCTTCACTGTCGAAAGTCGCCCCGTGACAGGGACACTGGAATCCGCCGTCTGCGAGCCTGTCCACCGTGCAGCCCTGGTGGGTGCAGTTGAGCGCGACGGCCTCCCGGGCGGCTCCGCGCACGGCGAATACCCGTTCGCCCTGGCGGTAATAGCGATCGGGACCGGCGAGCGAGCGGTCGCGATCGACCCAGAGGGGAGCATCGAGGCTGTCCTGACCCTGCCGGTAAGTCATCGAAACCACCCGACCGCTCTGCCAGCGCACCCGCTCGACCTGGGCGCCGGTAATCAGGGTGCCGCCGTTGTGCACGAAGGCGGCGGCAATCGGGTCGATAAGACTGGTGCCCATGTCCTGGCGCGTACCCCGAAAGGCCAGACCTTCAGGATTGCCGAAAAAATAAAAGTGAAAAAACTGGAGCATCTCCCCGACGCTGAGCAGATCGGGAGCGTTGAGGGTGGATTTGGCAAAGGGCAGAAAGTACAGGTCGTAGAGACCCTGCGGAAAGTTCTTGGCTACCCACTCGCTCACCGAAAGCTCCTCGAGCGGCCGGCGGGTGACCTGGGTATGAAAGCTGGTAATCGCCTGAAAGACCCGCCAGTGGTCGAAACTGGCCAGGTTGAGACCCCAGGCGCCCCGGTTGGCGGAACTGACGGCCAGATCGACGATATTCCACGGAAACGCCGCACTGCTGGGCCTGAAGATCTCGGGGGCGTACTTGTGGCGGTACAGCACCGCGTAGGTCTTGAGATCCACGAAATTCTGGGCCAGCTGCAACTCCGCCACCAGGCCGTTGAGATTGTAGTACTGCGGGAAGAAGCCGTGGAAGCCGTGTTCCATGGTGAACTTCTCGCCCAGGACCTCGATGGGCCAGCTCACCAGCTTGCCCCCCAACTGCTCGGCGCGCTCGATGAGGGTGACGGCGAACCCCCGCGCCGAAAGCTCATAGGCGCAAGCGAGCCCCGCGAGCCCGGCCCCTACGACCACCACCCGGCGCGGGCGCTCTGTGCGGCGGGGCAGTTGCAGCGTGTCCTGTTCAAAGATCGTTGGTTGGGTTTTCGCGTGGCGCCAGTGCCACAAACCGCTCCCGGCCCCCGCCAGCGCTAATAGACCCAGCACCCGCCGCCGTGAAAGGGTGCGCACGAACCGACGGGAAGCTGGATAAGTACCCTGCTCACTCACACGTACCTGCTTAGAACTTTGGTCCGAAAATACTCAACCTGGGCGCTCGGATCGGGGAATATCCAACATTATTTAAGCAATGGCCCACCTAGCGCAGCGGGAGATCGACCACCGGGTACCGCTCCCATCCCGGTGCGTCGTAGTGCCACCACTCGGAGGGCAGCGGCAGAAAGTCCTCCGCTATCATCGCCTTATGCAAAACGGCATAGTTGCGTCTGGCTGTTACGCTCCACTGGGCCTGGGCGTCGCGGCCGGCTCCGGCAGAAAAGTCGTCGAAGGCCGTGGG harbors:
- the ftsH gene encoding ATP-dependent zinc metalloprotease FtsH translates to MNKNWRNAGLYVLLAIVVISLASAFFSGQPQAQPELRYSEFIQQVQQGQVKSVIVNQEGSNATVTLKDDSKVRVNIPPGDRQLYTILEKSGVEASVNQPSSNNFWFSALSSFFFPLLLLGGLFFLLRRAQGGPGNQAMNFGKSKARVQMEPQTKTTFTDVAGVEEAKLELQEVVDFLKNSERFTAVGAKIPKGVLLVGPPGTGKTLLAKAVAGEAGVPFFSISGSEFVEMFVGVGASRVRDLFEQAKKNAPCIVFIDEIDAVGRQRGAGLGGGNDEREQTLNQLLVEMDGFEGNTGVIIIAATNRPDVLDAALLRPGRFDRQVVVDRPDFKGRLEILKVHARGKTLGKDIDLEKIARRTPGFTGADLANLLNEAAILAARRSLTEISMDEVNDAVDRVLAGPEKKNRLMTEKRKWLVAYHEVGHALVGALLPEYDPVQKISIIPRGMAGGLTWFVPDEERADSGLYSRVYMTNMMAVALGGRIAEEIVYGEAEVTTGATNDLQQVAQIARNMVTRYGMSEKLGPVALGRQGGSMFLGRDIMTERDFSEHTASVIDEEIRELIEKAYALSKSVLLSHRNLMDRVTEVLVQKETVDAEELEQLIETSLNKAAA
- the petD gene encoding cytochrome b6-f complex subunit IV, with the protein product MPLKRPELDDPEIRELLEQGMGHNTYGEPFWPNDILIFGVVILGTIFGVIALAVLDPAKMGEPADPFNTPLHILPEWYFYPVFQILRVVPNKLLGVVLMAAIPIGLALVPFIENVNKFQNPFRRPLATAVFLIGTVVTMYLGIGAMIPDIPKSLTLGLF
- the petB gene encoding cytochrome b6 codes for the protein MSKVYDWFQERLEVQALADDITSKYVPPHVNIFYCLGGVTLICFLVQFATGFAMTYYYKPTVAEAFSSVNYIMDEVSFGWLIRSIHRWSASMMVLAMILHTFRVYLTGGFKRPRELTWVTGVLLACLTVSFGVTGYSLPWDQVGYWAVKIVTQVPSAIPVVGDLIVEFLRGGAGVGQETLTRFYSAHTFVLPWLTVVFMLMHFLMIRKQGISGPL
- a CDS encoding Rrf2 family transcriptional regulator, with translation MKLSTRGHYSVKAMLDLTIHRHDPPQPIRQIARRQNISKHFLEQLLILLRQSGFVRSVRGVQGGYVLARLPAQITLGEILRAVGDGMAPLGRIERDGTQAEDWVTMALWSRVHRSVEAALDRITLEDLYHDARSRQAALSEEGEFVI
- a CDS encoding SAM hydrolase/SAM-dependent halogenase family protein, which gives rise to MPVITLLSDYGLENSAVGTIKGMLLKLCPPVTLIDLTHQIRPQDLLSGRFELMTAYRSFPENTVHLAIVDPGAAMGQRAVAFRTAAYSFVGPDNGLFDGVLDIEPALEAVELSLPTSSSGRLFRGRDVFAPAAAALALDKTLSHLGRAIDPQSLARFEVDLANRRADSIHGQIQKVDHFGNLITNIPGEWVVEQPWEIRIGGHRFNFSIDSCEIAAGKLQAQIASHGFVQLMFEGGDCARRLGVGVGQLVVMQPQVRAPR
- a CDS encoding aromatic ring-hydroxylating oxygenase subunit alpha, yielding MVRTLIDIRSLTIDPNCWYAVAQSAELKTEPRSITLWGEAIALFRGADGVAHAVEDRCPHRQVKLSHGRVVEGSLECAYHGWRFDGDGRCTHVPYREGSLPGCRLRTYPVREHDGFVWLFAGDPGRAHAVEPLRLPEWDHLNYIASVAPIACAAHYSYLIENLMDMHHGHLHERFQAWGAAHLEKLEEHPGRIDALYEAQSYYRIDRIWSVAQLFVPALRRAHPEALAVSYVYPHWRARLGEDFRLYCLLCPEGERSTRAYLVHFTSLEAFPDLHKLPVPFRRFVKDRCFGSAQGMLAGLIRQDVQMIEEEQRAYDRDPQRRNWEVNRSIAAVQRLWRQQKKADVS
- a CDS encoding FAD-dependent oxidoreductase, with protein sequence MSEQGTYPASRRFVRTLSRRRVLGLLALAGAGSGLWHWRHAKTQPTIFEQDTLQLPRRTERPRRVVVVGAGLAGLACAYELSARGFAVTLIERAEQLGGKLVSWPIEVLGEKFTMEHGFHGFFPQYYNLNGLVAELQLAQNFVDLKTYAVLYRHKYAPEIFRPSSAAFPWNIVDLAVSSANRGAWGLNLASFDHWRVFQAITSFHTQVTRRPLEELSVSEWVAKNFPQGLYDLYFLPFAKSTLNAPDLLSVGEMLQFFHFYFFGNPEGLAFRGTRQDMGTSLIDPIAAAFVHNGGTLITGAQVERVRWQSGRVVSMTYRQGQDSLDAPLWVDRDRSLAGPDRYYRQGERVFAVRGAAREAVALNCTHQGCTVDRLADGGFQCPCHGATFDSEGRVVQGPARADLPRARIVEQEGERLRLAGKDTPTQTGELEADYFVLAADVPGMRQLFERSEGEVHEGVRRQIADLAIADPFAVARFWFDRDFEWNYSDFASLSGYRLTDSITLYHHIQEQYIDWAKRTGGSVVELHAYCYKEKEFPTREALLATFESELFEIVPALREAQVLHRELLNQKNFSGYPPGSYAGRPETTTAVPNLIFAGDWVKMPFPCGLMERAVSSGFLAANAVLQREGLQRRVLLTVSPEGALRPFTQWLEP